In Euphorbia lathyris chromosome 9, ddEupLath1.1, whole genome shotgun sequence, the following are encoded in one genomic region:
- the LOC136205604 gene encoding uncharacterized protein — protein sequence MTLASKSIVAELNKGLKLNGVNYEVWSMKIRHLLEEQEILDSLSSVMAKPEEGTTSQHKRDLETYMAWRKKNSTARIILLSAMNDEIAKQFHFYDNAMNLWIALKLKFGGMSLPKLRSLALKFDTYKMRHDHTMKMHLREMSNMINELSDAGQKMTEEQKVQAVIRSLQNSWDHVRMHLINNESIRTFEDAARHLELEEDRLTSIKINVEAHFTETTSVENSSNNNANKRSCFDDYDKEQAQEPKKPKQKHEVDKSSMNISQVKCLNCNQEGHYVNECMLPNYNIQKSSTRDNLVLCPGSGMQIVVKRLVGTSFILGVESIDTIDTVKTKIQRMMGLPPCKQILLFAGKALADGTRTIADYNIQNQSTIFLCVHDNR from the coding sequence ATGACTTTAGCATCAAAATCGATTGTTGCTGAACTCAACAAAGGTCTCAAGTTGAATGGAGTAAACTATGAGGTATGGAGTATGAAAATCCGGCACTTGCTAGAAGAGCAAGAGATTCTTGATTCTTTGAGTTCAGTTATGGCTAAACCTGAAGAAGGTACTACATCCCAACATAAAAGGGACCTAGAGACCTATATGGCCTGGAGGAAGAAGAACTCCACTGCTCGCATCATCTTACTTAGTGCGATGAATGATGAAATTGCTAAGCAATTCCACTTTTATGACAATGCGATGAATCTATGGATCGCATTGAAACTCAAGTTTGGTGGTATGTCTCTACCAAAGCTTCGTTCCCTAGCTCTCAAATTCGATACTTATAAGATGCGTCATGATCATACCATGAAGATGCATTTAAGAGAAATGTCTAACATGATCAATGAGCTTAGTGATGCTGGTCAGAAAATGACTGAAGAGCAGAAGGTTCAAGCTGTTATTCGTTCCTTACAAAACAGTTGGGACCATGTGAGGATGCACCTAATCAATAACGAAAGTATAAGGACTTTCGAGGATGCCGCTCGCCATCTAGAGTTAGAAGAGGATCGCCTCACATCTATTAAGATTAATGTTGAGGCACATTTCACTGAAACAACATCTGTTGAAAATAGTTCCAACAACAATGCCAACAAGCGTAGTTGTTTTGATGACTATGACAAAGAGCAGGCTCAAGAGCCTAAAAAGCCAAAGCAGAAACATGAAGTGGACAAATCTTCGATGAACATTTCACAAGTGAAGTGCTTAAACTGTAACCAGGAAGGGCATTATGTAAATGAGTGCATGCTTCCAAACTATAACATTCAGAAGTCGTCTACTCGCGACAACCTTGTTCTTTGTCCGGGAAGTGGTATGCAGATTGTCGTGAAACGTTTAGTTGGCACGAGCTTCATCTTGGGAGTTGAGAGTATTGACACAATTGATACCGTGAAGACCAAAATCCAGCGCATGATGGGTCTGCCCCCATGCAAACAGATTCTGTTGTTTGCTGGTAAAGCTCTGGCAGATGGTACAAGGACTATAGCCGACTACAATATTCAAAACCAGTCTACCATATTCCTATGTGTTCATGACAATCGGTAA